A genomic window from Pyxicephalus adspersus chromosome 2, UCB_Pads_2.0, whole genome shotgun sequence includes:
- the LOC140324231 gene encoding transmembrane protein 53-like isoform X5 — protein MAPASATIPKGQAANASLQQSSVKKYSNLFALHTNPSAPENSQSPRPLLLFLPWLGSTARSHEKYLELYFQLGFDVLVAESSLVHFLWPKTGLEHAGQLLELLMGEKELNSRRLFIHAMSIGGYLFAQMLVRSSKQQREMLERIHGQVFDSLVVGSMERMAAGVARMVSSPLLEALVVRGTLLYFSLMKAQTTDYYERGIQAFWDKPIPCPSLFFYCLNDPLSDYVKVEELLQSWGKQGIKVQGKKWENSIHAGHLKKYTEEYTDTLNIFISGLLNNVPRSKL, from the exons ATGGCCCCAGCTTCTGCAACTATACCAAAAGGACAAGCTGCAAATGCTTCATTGCAACAGtctagtgtaaaaaaatattctaatttatttgcTTTGCACACAAATCCTTCTGCCCCAGAAAACAGCCAATCTCCTCGTCCACTTTTACTGTTTCTTCCATGGTTGGGATCAACTGCAAGATCTCATGAAAAGTATCTCGAGCTCTACTTCCAGCTGGGGTTTGATGTGCTAGTGGCAGAGAGTTCCCTGGTACATTTCCTTTGGCCTAAGACAGGACTGGAACATGCAGGACAATTGTTGGAGCTTTTGATGGGAGAAAAAGAGCTTAATTCTCGCAGACTTTTTATTCATGCCATGTCAATTGGAGGGTACCTATTTGCACAAATGTTGGTGCGTTCATCCAAGCAACAACGAGAAATGCTGGAAAGAATTCATGGCCAAGTGTTTGACAGTCTTGTGGTGGGAAGCATGGAAAGGATGGCAGCAG GTGTGGCGCGTATGGTCAGCTCTCCTTTGTTAGAGGCTCTTGTGGTACGAGGAACACTTTTATACTTTTCACTTATGAAAGCTCAAACAACAGACTATTATGAGAGGGGGATTCAAGCCTTCTGGGACAAACCTATCCCTTGCCCATCTCTCTTCTTCTACTGTTTAAATGACCCATTGAGTGATTATGTAAAGGTAGAAGAGCTTCTGCAGTCCTGGGGGAAGCAAGGAATtaaagtgcagggaaagaaaTGGGAAAATTCAATACATGCGggacatttaaagaaatacactGAAGAGTATACAGACACACTGAACATATTTATTAGTGGTCTACTTAACAATGTGCCTAGAAGCAAACTGTAA
- the LOC140324231 gene encoding transmembrane protein 53-like isoform X2, with protein sequence MSSCFCICSLSYILLLQSRHLQYQAGLQPFDLAMAPASATIPKGQAANASLQQSSVKKYSNLFALHTNPSAPENSQSPRPLLLFLPWLGSTARSHEKYLELYFQLGFDVLVAESSLVHFLWPKTGLEHAGQLLELLMGEKELNSRRLFIHAMSIGGYLFAQMLVRSSKQQREMLERIHGQVFDSLVVGSMERMAAGVARMVSSPLLEALVVRGTLLYFSLMKAQTTDYYERGIQAFWDKPIPCPSLFFYCLNDPLSDYVKVEELLQSWGKQGIKVQGKKWENSIHAGHLKKYTEEYTDTLNIFISGLLNNVPRSKL encoded by the exons ATGAGTTCTTGTTTCTGTATATGTAGCTTATCTTATATTTTGCTCCTACAGAGTCGTCACCTCCAGTACCAAGCAGGTTTGCAGCCATTTGACCTTGCTATGGCCCCAGCTTCTGCAACTATACCAAAAGGACAAGCTGCAAATGCTTCATTGCAACAGtctagtgtaaaaaaatattctaatttatttgcTTTGCACACAAATCCTTCTGCCCCAGAAAACAGCCAATCTCCTCGTCCACTTTTACTGTTTCTTCCATGGTTGGGATCAACTGCAAGATCTCATGAAAAGTATCTCGAGCTCTACTTCCAGCTGGGGTTTGATGTGCTAGTGGCAGAGAGTTCCCTGGTACATTTCCTTTGGCCTAAGACAGGACTGGAACATGCAGGACAATTGTTGGAGCTTTTGATGGGAGAAAAAGAGCTTAATTCTCGCAGACTTTTTATTCATGCCATGTCAATTGGAGGGTACCTATTTGCACAAATGTTGGTGCGTTCATCCAAGCAACAACGAGAAATGCTGGAAAGAATTCATGGCCAAGTGTTTGACAGTCTTGTGGTGGGAAGCATGGAAAGGATGGCAGCAG GTGTGGCGCGTATGGTCAGCTCTCCTTTGTTAGAGGCTCTTGTGGTACGAGGAACACTTTTATACTTTTCACTTATGAAAGCTCAAACAACAGACTATTATGAGAGGGGGATTCAAGCCTTCTGGGACAAACCTATCCCTTGCCCATCTCTCTTCTTCTACTGTTTAAATGACCCATTGAGTGATTATGTAAAGGTAGAAGAGCTTCTGCAGTCCTGGGGGAAGCAAGGAATtaaagtgcagggaaagaaaTGGGAAAATTCAATACATGCGggacatttaaagaaatacactGAAGAGTATACAGACACACTGAACATATTTATTAGTGGTCTACTTAACAATGTGCCTAGAAGCAAACTGTAA
- the LOC140324231 gene encoding transmembrane protein 53-like isoform X1 has protein sequence MWSAVCDLQTLPYSRSACLPLTVRRRMGMTLWRFSCSALRGIYRTVASYYYRTSRHLQYQAGLQPFDLAMAPASATIPKGQAANASLQQSSVKKYSNLFALHTNPSAPENSQSPRPLLLFLPWLGSTARSHEKYLELYFQLGFDVLVAESSLVHFLWPKTGLEHAGQLLELLMGEKELNSRRLFIHAMSIGGYLFAQMLVRSSKQQREMLERIHGQVFDSLVVGSMERMAAGVARMVSSPLLEALVVRGTLLYFSLMKAQTTDYYERGIQAFWDKPIPCPSLFFYCLNDPLSDYVKVEELLQSWGKQGIKVQGKKWENSIHAGHLKKYTEEYTDTLNIFISGLLNNVPRSKL, from the exons atgtggag CGCAGTGTGTGATTTGCAGACACTCCCTTATTCAAGGTCCGCGTGCCTGCCACTGACTGTGAGGCGAAGGATGGGGATGACTCTGTGGAGGTTTAGCTGTTCGGCACTCCGTGGTATTTACCGCACGGTAGCATCCTACTACTACCGCACG AGTCGTCACCTCCAGTACCAAGCAGGTTTGCAGCCATTTGACCTTGCTATGGCCCCAGCTTCTGCAACTATACCAAAAGGACAAGCTGCAAATGCTTCATTGCAACAGtctagtgtaaaaaaatattctaatttatttgcTTTGCACACAAATCCTTCTGCCCCAGAAAACAGCCAATCTCCTCGTCCACTTTTACTGTTTCTTCCATGGTTGGGATCAACTGCAAGATCTCATGAAAAGTATCTCGAGCTCTACTTCCAGCTGGGGTTTGATGTGCTAGTGGCAGAGAGTTCCCTGGTACATTTCCTTTGGCCTAAGACAGGACTGGAACATGCAGGACAATTGTTGGAGCTTTTGATGGGAGAAAAAGAGCTTAATTCTCGCAGACTTTTTATTCATGCCATGTCAATTGGAGGGTACCTATTTGCACAAATGTTGGTGCGTTCATCCAAGCAACAACGAGAAATGCTGGAAAGAATTCATGGCCAAGTGTTTGACAGTCTTGTGGTGGGAAGCATGGAAAGGATGGCAGCAG GTGTGGCGCGTATGGTCAGCTCTCCTTTGTTAGAGGCTCTTGTGGTACGAGGAACACTTTTATACTTTTCACTTATGAAAGCTCAAACAACAGACTATTATGAGAGGGGGATTCAAGCCTTCTGGGACAAACCTATCCCTTGCCCATCTCTCTTCTTCTACTGTTTAAATGACCCATTGAGTGATTATGTAAAGGTAGAAGAGCTTCTGCAGTCCTGGGGGAAGCAAGGAATtaaagtgcagggaaagaaaTGGGAAAATTCAATACATGCGggacatttaaagaaatacactGAAGAGTATACAGACACACTGAACATATTTATTAGTGGTCTACTTAACAATGTGCCTAGAAGCAAACTGTAA
- the LOC140324231 gene encoding transmembrane protein 53-like isoform X4: MQSRGKSRHLQYQAGLQPFDLAMAPASATIPKGQAANASLQQSSVKKYSNLFALHTNPSAPENSQSPRPLLLFLPWLGSTARSHEKYLELYFQLGFDVLVAESSLVHFLWPKTGLEHAGQLLELLMGEKELNSRRLFIHAMSIGGYLFAQMLVRSSKQQREMLERIHGQVFDSLVVGSMERMAAGVARMVSSPLLEALVVRGTLLYFSLMKAQTTDYYERGIQAFWDKPIPCPSLFFYCLNDPLSDYVKVEELLQSWGKQGIKVQGKKWENSIHAGHLKKYTEEYTDTLNIFISGLLNNVPRSKL, encoded by the exons ATGCAATCCAGGGGAAAG AGTCGTCACCTCCAGTACCAAGCAGGTTTGCAGCCATTTGACCTTGCTATGGCCCCAGCTTCTGCAACTATACCAAAAGGACAAGCTGCAAATGCTTCATTGCAACAGtctagtgtaaaaaaatattctaatttatttgcTTTGCACACAAATCCTTCTGCCCCAGAAAACAGCCAATCTCCTCGTCCACTTTTACTGTTTCTTCCATGGTTGGGATCAACTGCAAGATCTCATGAAAAGTATCTCGAGCTCTACTTCCAGCTGGGGTTTGATGTGCTAGTGGCAGAGAGTTCCCTGGTACATTTCCTTTGGCCTAAGACAGGACTGGAACATGCAGGACAATTGTTGGAGCTTTTGATGGGAGAAAAAGAGCTTAATTCTCGCAGACTTTTTATTCATGCCATGTCAATTGGAGGGTACCTATTTGCACAAATGTTGGTGCGTTCATCCAAGCAACAACGAGAAATGCTGGAAAGAATTCATGGCCAAGTGTTTGACAGTCTTGTGGTGGGAAGCATGGAAAGGATGGCAGCAG GTGTGGCGCGTATGGTCAGCTCTCCTTTGTTAGAGGCTCTTGTGGTACGAGGAACACTTTTATACTTTTCACTTATGAAAGCTCAAACAACAGACTATTATGAGAGGGGGATTCAAGCCTTCTGGGACAAACCTATCCCTTGCCCATCTCTCTTCTTCTACTGTTTAAATGACCCATTGAGTGATTATGTAAAGGTAGAAGAGCTTCTGCAGTCCTGGGGGAAGCAAGGAATtaaagtgcagggaaagaaaTGGGAAAATTCAATACATGCGggacatttaaagaaatacactGAAGAGTATACAGACACACTGAACATATTTATTAGTGGTCTACTTAACAATGTGCCTAGAAGCAAACTGTAA
- the LOC140324231 gene encoding transmembrane protein 53-like isoform X3, with protein MSSTDIEQSRHLQYQAGLQPFDLAMAPASATIPKGQAANASLQQSSVKKYSNLFALHTNPSAPENSQSPRPLLLFLPWLGSTARSHEKYLELYFQLGFDVLVAESSLVHFLWPKTGLEHAGQLLELLMGEKELNSRRLFIHAMSIGGYLFAQMLVRSSKQQREMLERIHGQVFDSLVVGSMERMAAGVARMVSSPLLEALVVRGTLLYFSLMKAQTTDYYERGIQAFWDKPIPCPSLFFYCLNDPLSDYVKVEELLQSWGKQGIKVQGKKWENSIHAGHLKKYTEEYTDTLNIFISGLLNNVPRSKL; from the exons ATGTCATCAACTGATATAGAACAG AGTCGTCACCTCCAGTACCAAGCAGGTTTGCAGCCATTTGACCTTGCTATGGCCCCAGCTTCTGCAACTATACCAAAAGGACAAGCTGCAAATGCTTCATTGCAACAGtctagtgtaaaaaaatattctaatttatttgcTTTGCACACAAATCCTTCTGCCCCAGAAAACAGCCAATCTCCTCGTCCACTTTTACTGTTTCTTCCATGGTTGGGATCAACTGCAAGATCTCATGAAAAGTATCTCGAGCTCTACTTCCAGCTGGGGTTTGATGTGCTAGTGGCAGAGAGTTCCCTGGTACATTTCCTTTGGCCTAAGACAGGACTGGAACATGCAGGACAATTGTTGGAGCTTTTGATGGGAGAAAAAGAGCTTAATTCTCGCAGACTTTTTATTCATGCCATGTCAATTGGAGGGTACCTATTTGCACAAATGTTGGTGCGTTCATCCAAGCAACAACGAGAAATGCTGGAAAGAATTCATGGCCAAGTGTTTGACAGTCTTGTGGTGGGAAGCATGGAAAGGATGGCAGCAG GTGTGGCGCGTATGGTCAGCTCTCCTTTGTTAGAGGCTCTTGTGGTACGAGGAACACTTTTATACTTTTCACTTATGAAAGCTCAAACAACAGACTATTATGAGAGGGGGATTCAAGCCTTCTGGGACAAACCTATCCCTTGCCCATCTCTCTTCTTCTACTGTTTAAATGACCCATTGAGTGATTATGTAAAGGTAGAAGAGCTTCTGCAGTCCTGGGGGAAGCAAGGAATtaaagtgcagggaaagaaaTGGGAAAATTCAATACATGCGggacatttaaagaaatacactGAAGAGTATACAGACACACTGAACATATTTATTAGTGGTCTACTTAACAATGTGCCTAGAAGCAAACTGTAA